The following proteins are encoded in a genomic region of Sulfurimonas sp. HSL3-7:
- a CDS encoding GGDEF domain-containing protein, with amino-acid sequence MPKNILAVLNQQIGQYDSKAYTAFQYALLLSLLGFFSAASSFFTIKQLFSFHDTQMFIADASAAAVSLGLLRHLVRYKNFSLVATYTIYFLFLFLLTFSIVSQNRDFGLVWSLFFPAFAILLKGVRFGLAITAVYYVILLSFAYNGIGVWEEGAWSMQAFLRLAVASFGTVFVISLAEYNRERTFKALHLLHERERRNAKKLRELSHKDHLTDLYNRRKLHEIYPQKMDIASRENSYFCFFILDVDYFKNYNDTYGHQMGDKALKKVADILKNVLRRSDDHVFRIGGEEFGGIIAGRSKESIEERLQSIQKSIRSARIEHKSSKAAAYLTASIGAVVSRPIEVCHTFESKFFQADKALYHCKENGRNSISLVAI; translated from the coding sequence ATGCCTAAAAATATACTTGCAGTGCTTAACCAACAGATCGGCCAATACGACTCCAAAGCGTATACAGCATTCCAATATGCCCTGCTGCTCTCGCTGCTGGGCTTTTTCTCGGCCGCCTCTTCGTTCTTTACGATAAAACAGCTTTTTTCTTTCCATGACACCCAGATGTTTATTGCCGATGCATCTGCCGCGGCTGTCAGTCTGGGGCTGCTGCGACATCTTGTCCGCTACAAAAACTTTTCGCTTGTCGCCACCTATACGATCTATTTTCTCTTTCTGTTCCTTCTTACATTCAGCATTGTCAGTCAGAACAGAGATTTCGGGCTGGTCTGGAGCCTATTTTTCCCCGCATTCGCTATATTGCTCAAGGGGGTCCGTTTCGGTCTTGCCATCACCGCTGTCTATTACGTTATTCTTCTCTCTTTCGCCTATAACGGCATAGGCGTCTGGGAAGAGGGGGCGTGGTCGATGCAGGCTTTTCTGCGTTTGGCGGTGGCCTCTTTCGGCACCGTCTTCGTCATCTCGCTTGCCGAATACAACCGTGAACGCACCTTCAAGGCACTTCATCTGCTGCATGAGAGAGAGCGCAGAAATGCCAAAAAACTGCGTGAGCTCTCCCATAAAGACCATCTGACCGATCTCTACAACCGCCGCAAACTCCACGAGATCTACCCGCAAAAAATGGACATCGCCTCGAGAGAGAACAGCTATTTTTGCTTTTTTATTCTGGATGTCGACTATTTCAAAAACTACAACGACACCTACGGGCATCAGATGGGCGACAAGGCGCTTAAAAAGGTAGCCGATATTTTGAAGAACGTACTGCGCCGCAGCGATGACCATGTTTTTCGGATCGGCGGCGAAGAGTTTGGCGGTATTATTGCAGGGAGGTCAAAAGAGTCGATAGAAGAGCGGCTTCAAAGCATACAGAAGAGTATACGCAGTGCCAGGATAGAGCACAAGAGCAGTAAGGCCGCCGCTTATCTCACTGCCTCGATCGGTGCGGTGGTCTCCCGACCGATCGAAGTCTGTCATACCTTTGAGTCCAAGTTCTTTCAGGCGGACAAAGCACTCTACCATTGCAAAGAGAATGGGCGAAACAGCATCTCTCTCGTGGCGATCTAG
- a CDS encoding MFS transporter, with amino-acid sequence MFKKIMPLSAILSLRFLGLFLVLPVLSVYAMSMEGATPLLVGIIVGGYALTQALFQVPFGTISDKIGRKPTIFVGLVIFLIGSVIAALSTDIYTLMVGRFLQGAGAIGAVVTAMISDLVPEEVRGKAMAMMGGTIALSFALAMGLGPVLGAAFGVDFLFWVTAGLSGLAMLLLFTKVPTPPRIRHIYHNTTKTSDILKDPNLLGMIIINGMQKGLMTVAFVLIPIIMTNPLAEGGFAWEKSELWMVYLPAMLFGLIAMGPAAVFGEKHNKAKEIFMLSIVLFITAFVLMGYATTPVLFIVGVVSFFIGFNMMEPLVQSLISKYAKVHQKGAALGISNSISYFMTFLGGTFAGLMLDISDRQSMGMILGLIGALWLIMTAIKLSNPAKHKHLFKHIDEIDMKKLEDLEHDAIAEWYINETEDLVVVKYRSDDIAEEAILAKIQK; translated from the coding sequence ATGTTCAAAAAAATAATGCCGCTCTCGGCTATTTTATCCCTGCGCTTTTTAGGGCTGTTCCTCGTTCTTCCTGTTCTCTCGGTCTACGCCATGAGCATGGAGGGGGCAACACCTCTGCTCGTCGGTATCATCGTCGGCGGTTACGCCCTAACGCAGGCACTCTTTCAGGTACCGTTCGGCACGATCAGCGATAAGATCGGCCGCAAACCGACCATCTTCGTCGGACTTGTCATCTTTCTTATCGGTTCCGTGATTGCGGCTCTGAGCACGGACATCTATACCCTGATGGTCGGCCGTTTCCTTCAGGGTGCCGGTGCGATCGGTGCGGTTGTCACCGCCATGATCTCCGACCTGGTTCCCGAAGAGGTACGCGGTAAAGCGATGGCGATGATGGGCGGTACTATTGCCCTCTCCTTTGCCTTGGCAATGGGTCTTGGTCCGGTACTGGGGGCTGCTTTCGGGGTCGATTTTCTTTTCTGGGTAACCGCCGGACTCTCCGGCCTGGCCATGCTGCTGCTTTTCACCAAAGTACCGACGCCCCCGCGTATCCGCCACATCTACCATAACACGACCAAGACCTCCGATATTCTCAAAGATCCGAACCTGCTCGGCATGATCATCATCAACGGTATGCAGAAAGGGCTGATGACCGTCGCCTTCGTACTGATCCCGATCATCATGACCAACCCGCTTGCCGAGGGCGGTTTTGCCTGGGAAAAATCGGAGTTGTGGATGGTCTATCTACCGGCAATGCTCTTCGGCCTGATCGCAATGGGGCCGGCTGCCGTATTCGGTGAGAAACACAACAAGGCAAAAGAGATCTTTATGCTCTCTATTGTCCTCTTTATCACCGCATTTGTGTTGATGGGCTACGCCACGACGCCGGTACTTTTCATTGTCGGCGTCGTCAGTTTTTTTATCGGCTTCAATATGATGGAGCCGTTGGTGCAGTCGCTCATCTCCAAATATGCAAAAGTGCACCAGAAAGGTGCCGCTCTCGGGATCTCCAACTCGATCTCCTACTTCATGACCTTTTTGGGCGGTACCTTTGCCGGTTTGATGCTGGACATCTCTGACCGTCAGAGCATGGGGATGATACTGGGGCTGATCGGCGCACTCTGGTTGATCATGACAGCGATCAAGCTCTCAAATCCGGCAAAGCACAAACATCTTTTCAAACATATCGACGAGATCGATATGAAAAAACTTGAAGACCTTGAGCATGACGCTATTGCAGAGTGGTACATCAATGAGACGGAAGACCTTGTAGTCGTGAAATACCGCAGTGACGATATCGCTGAAGAGGCGATCCTCGCGAAAATTCAAAAGTAA